The Desulfobulbaceae bacterium DB1 DNA window GGGAGGTTGTCAGGCCGACGACCTTTTTGGACAATGTTTTTAAGGCATCGGGAAGCCGGTATTCATTGAGGTATTCGCTGGTCAGCGGGAAGTTGGCCGATTTGTAACCCATCTGGGTTGCCAGGTAAACGCTTACCGGCGTTTTCCCCGCACGCGAGACGCCGAGGACAATGATCTCCGCTTCATGATATTCATAGGTCTTGGTGCCGTCGTCATGGTCCAGGCAGTAGTGGATCGCCTCGACTCTTCTCCCCATCTCCAGATCATCCGTGTGGTGACTGAATCCTGGCACCCGCAGCGCCTTGGTTTCCAGCGAGCCTTCCAGATCGTCCAGCAGGGAGCCGAAAATATCGAAAAATTCCACTTCCGGATTGTCGAAAATCTGACGGATATCCGCGTCCATGATGGAGACAAAAACCAGGGGCCGCCTGCCTGCGGAGCGTTTGAGGATGGTTTTCAGAATATCCTTTGCATCGGAAATCGCACGGACAAAAGGGTAGCTGTCCTCAACAAAATTTATTTCCGGAAACTGACAGGTCAGGGCCTGGCCGAGATTGGTTACCAGGATGCCGGTGCTGTCGGATATGTAATAGACGTCTTTTGAGTTCCACATAAGCAAATATAAAAATTCTCCGGGAAAAAGTCAAAATATGAGCTGAGTGTTTTTCTCCTGTCATGAAAATTGATCTGTACAGGATTGAGAGATTTTCTCAGCATGGAGCCAACCGTGCAATCGGGCTTGTATTTTTCTCTACTTGCAAAAGCGCCGACGACAGAGTATACAATAACTCATTACTTTAATCTTAGTTTAAGTCGAAGCACATTCATTTACGTTTTCCCGCCACTTTGTTTTTTT harbors:
- a CDS encoding phosphoenolpyruvate synthase regulatory protein — translated: MWNSKDVYYISDSTGILVTNLGQALTCQFPEINFVEDSYPFVRAISDAKDILKTILKRSAGRRPLVFVSIMDADIRQIFDNPEVEFFDIFGSLLDDLEGSLETKALRVPGFSHHTDDLEMGRRVEAIHYCLDHDDGTKTYEYHEAEIIVLGVSRAGKTPVSVYLATQMGYKSANFPLTSEYLNEYRLPDALKTLSKKVVGLTTSPEFLCSVREKRYPGSTYAKMSTCRQEIHQAEEIYRRFGIPVISSTGKSIEEIVTQICQVVDLPKKKVTLRP